The genome window CCTCTCGGCAACGGAGCCTGCCCATGTCACAGCTGATCAGTCTTTCCCGTGCCGCGCGCCTCGTCGGCGTGCGCCGGGCGACGCTGCAGAAGCAGATTCGCGAAGGCAAGCTGCAGACCTTCGAGGGCGAACTGGATCTGAGCGAGCTGCTGCGGCTCTACCCGCAGACCGATCTCGACCGTGGCGGCATGATCGAGCGTGCCGACCGCATCATCGAGCAGGCACGGGGCAAGGCCTCCTTCAATCGTCGTGCCGGCCTGCCGGACGCCGAGGTTTTGGCCGCGCGGCTCACCGAGCTCAGTCACGAGCTGGCCACCGCGCGGGCGCGGCTCAACCGCTACGGCAAGCTGGTCGGGCAGTTGCGGGAGCGTCTGGAGAACCTGGCCGAGTCCGAGGAGGATCCCGCCCTGCGCGAGTTGCTGCGCTGGCTGGTCGAGCAGGAACGGGAGGCCGCGCAGGCCGTCAGCGCCCACGAGGAACTGGTCGCCAGCGATACCTTCATGCGCCTCATCGCCGCGCGCATCGTGCTGCATCCCTCCGGCCACGACTTCTTCGTGGAGGGCAGCGATACCCTGCTGGAGTCGGCGCTGCGTGCCGGGCTCAATCCCCACTACGGTTGTACCGACGGCAGTTGCGGCCGCTGCAAGGCGCGTGTGGTGCAGGGCGAGGTCAAGCGGGTGCGCGATTTTCCGGAGTGCCTGAGTGACGAGGATGTTACCGAGGGCTACTTTACCCTGTGCAGCCACACCGCGGTCACCGACGCCGTGCTGCAGGCCGAGGAGGTGCGCCGCCCGGAGCAGGTGCCGCAGCAGCGGCTGACGGCGGCAGTGCGCCGGGTCGAGGCGCTGGAGGAGGACATGCGCGGCCTCTATCTCACCCCGGTGACGCCGGCGCGGCTGCAGTTTCTGGCCGGCCAGTCGGTGGTGCTGGACATCGCTGGCGAAACCGCCAGCTTTCCGGTCGCCAGCTGTCCCTGTGACGCCACCCAGATCGAGATCCATGTGCCGCGTGGCGACGATACCGTTTCGCAGCGCGTGTTTCGCGGCCTGGATGTGGGCGACGAGGTCGGGCTGGCGGGTCCGCACGGCAGTTTCGTGCTCAACACGGACTCCCACCATTCGCTGATCTTCATCGCCTGGCACCGCAACTTCGCGGCGCTCAAGAGCCTGGTCGAGCAGGCGGTCGCCCTGGACGCGTCCGAGGAGATCTGGCTCTACTGGCTGGTGCCCGGTACCGCCAAACCCTACCAGCACAACCTGTGCCGGGCCTGGGAGGATGCGCTGGACAATGTGCGCTATCGGCGTATCCCCACCGACGAGATCGCCTTTACCCGTCCGGATTCCGAGGACGGCCGCCATGCCCTGATCGATGCCCTGGCGCGGATGGCCGAGGAACATTACCGGGTGCGCACGCACGACTTCTATATTGATGCCCCGCATGGCATCGCGCGCCACGTCAAGCGCTACCTGATCGCGCGCGGCGTGCCCGAGGCCCAGATCCGCACCCGCGAATGAGGCGGCAGCCTGGAGCGTCACGCCGCCGATCGGGTATACTGGCTGTATATCCATACAGCCCTGTTCCATGGACATCTCCCACATCATCGATCCCCTGAACGATGCCCAGCGCGAGGCGGTGACGGCGCCGGCCGGGCACGTGCTGGTGCTGGCCGGGGCGGGCAGTGGCAAGACCCGGGTGCTGGTGCACCGCATTGCCTGGCTGGTGCAGGTGGAACAGGTGTCGCCCTTCGGCATCCTGGCGGTGACCTTCACCAACAAGGCCGCGCGCGAGATGCGCGGGCGTACCGAGCAGTTGCTGGGCGTGCCGGTGGGCGGCATGTGGGTGGGTACCTTCCACGGCCTGGCGCACCGGCTGCTGCGTGCGCACTGGCAGGAGGCGGGGCTGCCGGAGACCTTCCAGATCCTCGATTCGGACGATCAGCTGCGGGTGATCAAGCGGGTGATGCGGGGGCTGGATCTGGACGAGTCACGCTGGCCGCCGCGCCAGATCCAGTGGTTCATCAACGGGCGCAAGGACGAGGGCCTGCGGCCGCAGCACATCGAGCACCAGGGCGATCCCTATCTGCGCACCCAGGTCGAGATCTACCAGGCCTACGAGGACCTGTGCCGGCGCTCCGGCCTGGTCGATTTCGCCGAGATCCTGCTGCGCGCCCACGAGCTCTGGCTGGAGCGGCCGCGGATCCTCGAACACTACCGCGCCCGTTTCCGCCATATCCTGGTCGACGAGTTCCAGGACACCAACAGCATCCAGTACGCCTGGCTGCGGCTGCTGGCCGGGGACAGCGGCCGGGTGTTCGCGGTCGGCGACGACGACCAGTCCATCTACGGCTGGCGCGGCGCCCGCATCGAGAACATCCATCGTTTCAGCCAGGATTTCGGCGATACCCGCCTGCTGCGCCTGGAGCAGAACTACCGCTCCACCGGCACCATCCTCGCGGCTGCCAATGCGCTGATCGCCAACAACCAGGGCCGGCTCGGCAAGAATCTCTGGACCGACGGCGAGCAGGGCTCGCCCATCGAGGTCTACAACGCCTTCAACGAGTACGACGAGGCACGGTTCGTGATCGAGGGCATCGAGGCCGCCATCGAGGAGGGCCGGACCCGCGCCGACATCGCCATCCTCTACCGGTCCAATGCCCAGTCGCGCCTGTTCGAGGAACAGCTCATGCAGCGCGGCATTCCCTATCGCGTCTATGGCGGCCTGCGCTTCTTCGAGCGTGCCGAGATCAAGGACACGCTGGGCTATCTGCGTCTGGCTGCCAACCGCGACGACGACGCTGCCTTCGAGCGGGTAGTCAACCAGCCGCCGCGCGGTATCGGCGAGCGTACCCTGGCCATGGTGCGCGACACGGCGCGCCTGCGCGGTATCTCCCTGTGGCGGGCGGCCGAGGCCGTGGTCGCCGAGGGCCTGCTGCCGGCCCGCGCCTGCAACGCGCTGCGCGCCTTCATGACGCTGATCGAGGAACAGGCGGACGGCCTGCAGGCGCTGCCGCTGGAGGCGCAGGTGCAGCAGGTCATCGACGCCGCGCGGCTGGTGGATCACTTCCGCAAGGAAAAGGGGGAGCGCGGCCAGGCCCGCATCGAGAACCTCGAGGAACTGGTCAATGCCGCGCGCCAGTTCGAGCTGCCCGAGGACGAGGCCGAACGGGGTCCGCTGGCCGCCTTCCTGGCCCATGCCGCGCTGGAGGCCGGAGAGGGGCAGGCGGACGCCTGGGAGGACTGTGTGCAGCTGATGACGCTGCACTCGGCCAAGGGGCTGGAATTCCCGGTGGTATATCTGGTCGGCATGGAGGAGGGGCTGTTCCCGCACCAGATGTCGGTGGAGGAGCCCGGGCGGCTGGAGGAGGAGCGCCGGCTCTGCTATGTCGGCATGACCCGTGCCCGCGAACGGCTGGTGATGAGCTGGGCCGAGCGCCGCCGCCTGCATGGCCAGGAGAACTACGCCTTGCCCTCGCGCTTCCTGCGCGAGATCCCGAGCGAGCTGGTGCAGGAGGTGCGGCCGCAGATCCAGGTCAGCCGGCCGCTGTACGGATCGGGCGCGCCGGTAGCGGCGCCTGCGCTGGCCGACGCCGATCCGCAGGCCCTTCAGCTCGGCCAGCAGGTACGGCATCCGAAGTTCGGCGAGGGCGTGGTGCTCAACTACGAGGGCAGCGGCGCGCATGCCCGCGTGCAGGTGAACTTCCGGGAGGCCGGCGCCAAGTGGCTGGTAGTGGCCTACGCCAACCTCGAAGCGCTTTGAACTCGCGCTGGCGTGTTATCGCGCGACCAGGGGCGCTACACGTAAGTCATGGCGACGGCTGGCCTCGTCACCCCCAACGAGCCAACAGATTGTGATCGTTCTCCCCGGTTGCGGCCATTTGTTCGAGGCATTCCAGGACCTCCATGCTGGCCTCTTCCATGGCGCGGAGGGCTTCAAGGGCGCCACGGATGTCGCCGTCGTTGTAACGCTTCAGGGCCTCGACGCCATTGTGATGAACCGCCTCGTGGGGCGCTTCCATCTCGCGGTAGCCGGCGAGCTGCGAGAAGCACTCACGTCCCTCGCCCTCGTAGTACCACTTGCCCAGACGGCACTGATGATGGGAGGCGAACTCCTCCACCGGCTTGCTGGAGATGCCCATGAGTATCTGATAGATCTCGAACTTGTAGCGCAGGTGGTCGGTCTTGGCCAGTTCCACGAAGCTGCGCAATGCACCGGCGGAAATGGCGCCTTCCATGCGCCTGGACAGAGAGAGGCTGGTGTTCATGGCGTTGCCGGCCTCTGTGCCGATCTGCCCCAGTTCCTCGCTGTCTCGCGCCATCTGTTCCATCTGTTCCCGAGCCTTGCCGGTTTCCTCCTGGATGCGGGCGACCTCCTCGGCGATTTCCTTGGTGGCGGTACCGGTACGTCGTGACAGGTTGCGGACCTCGTCGGCGACCACGGCAAAACCGCGACCGTGCTCGCCGGCGCGCGCTGCCTCGATGGCCGCGTTCAGGGCCAGCAGATTGGTCTGGTCGGAGATCTCGTTGATCAGGGAAACGATATTGCCGATGGCGGCAGCGCGGGCATTCAGACTTTCCACCATCTGTGCGGCATCATTGGTGGTGTCTATGACCTTGCCGAGGCTCGAAGTCATGCGCTGGGTGCTCTCGCGCGCCTTCACAGAGGCATTGGCGGCCTCGATGGCCGTGCCCTTTTCGTCCCTGAGCGATCCGGCCATGCTCGCCAGCGTCGACTGCAGGGCGACGATCGATTCGCCGAAATGGCGGAAGTTGCGGAACAGGCCGTCTGCCAGTTCGTGCCGGCTCGCACGTTGTGCCAGTTCGGCTTCCAGGTCGGAACAGGTCTGCTCCAGACGCGCCATTTCTTGGCGAGCGGCCTCGAGTTCCTGTCTCAGCCGCTCGTTTTCCTTGCGTGATTCTTCGAGTTGTTCGCGGCAACCGCCAAAAAGACCGGGAAATGCCATGGTTTTCTCCGTAACAGGGTGCTGGGTTACAGCCGGGATAACGGCGGGATACCGGAATATCTTTAAGCCACTATTGGGCCAAGACGGGAACCGGCGGCGGGTAAGCCGTGAGGCCACAGGGCAATGAAGCGGCTTCCGGTCCCGTCTGACGGCGCCCGCTTCCCGACACAATAAGGCAATATGCGGGCCAGGAACTGTCTCAGGCCTTGAGGGGGTGTACCGATGCCAGTGCGGGCTGGGCCAGGCTGAGCAGCCGGTCGCGCGGCTTGCCGATGAAGTTGCCCTGGGCGTAGTCCACGCCATATTCCCGCAGCAGCTTGAGGATGGCCTCGGACTCCACGTATTCCGCGATGGTCACCTTGCCCAGGGCGTGGGCGACCTGGTTCATGGATTGCACCATGGCCTGGTCCACGCTGGCCTGGGCCATGCCCTGCACGAAGGAGCCGTCGATCTTCAGCTTGTCCACCGGCAGGTGCTTGAGATAGCTGAAGGAGCTGAAACCCGAGCCGAAGTCGTCGAGCGCGAACTGGCAGCCGATGTCCTTGAGTTCGCCGATGAAGCGCTCGGCGGCGCCGAGGTTGGCGATGGCCGCGGTCTCGGTGATCTCGAAGGTGAGCCAGGCCGGGTCCAGCCCGGTTTCGCGCAGCAGCCCCTGGATCATGGGCAGCAGTTCGGCATCCTCGAAGGCACGCCCGGAAAGATTGATGGAGAAGCGCACAGCGCTGCCCTGCTCGCGCAGGCCGGCGAGCTGGTGCATGGCGCGGGCGACGATCCAGCGGTCCACGCTGTGGATCAGGCCGAAGCGTTCCGCCGCCGGCATGAAGCCGCCGGGCAGGATCACGTCGCCGTCGTCGCAGAGCATGCGCACCAGCACCTCGTAGTCACTGACCTCGCCGGTCTCGACGCTGGCGATGGGCTGGTACACCAGCTGGAAGCGGTCGTGCTCCAGCATCTCGCGGACCCGTGCCGCCCAGCCCATGTCCTCGGCCATGCCGGCCTTGTCCTTGTCCGCCGGGTTGTACAGGTGGACCCGGTTGCGGCCGTGGGTCTTGGCCATGTTGCAGGCCAGATCGGCATGCGAGAGCACTTCGTCGGCGGAATCGACGCTGGCATCGATCATGGCGCCGCCGATGGAACAGGTGACGTTGAAGGGCTTGCCGTCGTAGTGGAAGCGGTAGTCCTCGAACAGACGGCGGAAGTTCTCGCCCACCCGCGCCACCTGCGAGGCGCTGACGTTGTACACCAGCAGGGTGAACTCGTCGCCGCCGAAGCGTGCCAGCAGATCGCCCTCGCGCACATGCGAGGCGAGCAGGCCGCTGATCTCCACCAGCAACTGGTCGCCGGCGGCATGGCCGAGGGTGTCGTTGATGTACTTGAACTGGTCCAGGTCAATGTAGAAGAGCGCGCACTGGGCGCTGTTGCGCGCCACCCGCGCCACGGTGCGTTCCAGCTCCTGCTGGAAGTAGTGGCGGTTGAACAGCCCGGTCAGGGAGTCGTGCTCGGCCTGGTAGGCGAGCTGCTGCTGGAAGGCCTTTTGTTCGGTGATGTCGCGCGCGGTGCCGCTGATGTGCACCACCCGCCCCGCGTCGTCGACGTGGGCGCGGGCGTTGAAGCTCAGGTGGTGCGGGCGGCCGTCGCGATCGAGGTGCACCGTCTCGTACTGCACCAGGTCGCGGCCGGACAGGATGGTGCGGAAGGCCTCCTGGCACTGGTCGCGATGATCGGGCGCCTGGAATTCGGAGAAGTGCCGCCCGATCATTTCTTCCGGCGCCAGGCCGTAGATGGAGTGGCTGGCGCGGTTGAGATAGGTCCAGCGGCCCTCCGCGTCCATGCTCCAGACCAGGTCGTGTGCCGTTTCCACCAGGTCCCGGTAGCGGGCCTCGGCGCTGACCAGCCGTTCCTCGGCCTGCTTGCGCTGGCCGATGTCGGCAACCAGACAGGTGAACATGCGATGGTTGCTGATGCTCATTTCGCTCACCCGCACCGACAGCGCCAGCGGCTGGCCGTTACGGTGCATGCCGGTGGTCTCCTGTTCCTGGCCGGAGGGTTCGGGTACGCCGCGGTCGTTGACCAGCGCCGGCATCAGCCAGGCCAGCGGCTTGCCGCGGATCTCGGCAGCGAGGAAGCCGAACAGCTGTTCCGCAGCGGCATTGAAGGTATCGATGTTGCCGTCGGCATCGGTGACGATGATGCCCTCCGCAGCGGTGTCGACCACGGCCCGCATCTGGGACTCCTGGTCGCCGAGGCGGCGGAACACGCGTCCGAGGGTCTGGGTGAGGTAGCCGATCTCGTCGGTGGACTGCGGGCGCAGCTCCGCGAGATCCTGATGGGTGGACGCCCCGCTGCGCCCGAGCACGGCCTCCACCGGCGCCAGCGAGTGCGACATGCTGCGCACCGCCGCCCAGGTTACCGCGAAGGTCGCCAGGGTCAGCCCGCCCCACAACGCGAGCAGGCCGAGGTCCAGGCTGCCGATGCGCTGCCAGCTGAACTGCATCAGCAACGAGTAGGACAGCAGCGGCAGGAAGCCACCCAGCAGCAGGAGCTTGGACTTGAGGCTGACCTGCACCCGCGGCAGGCCCAGCCGCGGCACCAGCCCGCCAAGGCTGTCCAGCGCCTTGAGATAGAGCGGCAGGCCGACCAGTACCGCCACCGTGAGCTGCAGCAGCAGGAACTGGCCGATGGCACCGGCGTGGGTGCCGTCGAGGCGGCCCAGGACACCGAAGTAGACGATGGGCATGGCCACCGCGTGCAGCAGGAACAGCGTCCAGTAGGCCCGCGGGAAGCGACTCATCCTCCGATGCAGCGCCGCAGGGGCCGACTGCCCGGCCCCGGCCCGTGCGACCCAGTCTTGCAGGGGTGCCAGGTAGCGATCAAAGTGCCAGGCTGCCAGTGCGCCGAGCGCCAGCAGGTACAGCGGCAGGGCGCCGGTCTCGAGCAGGGTGCGGAACTCGTGCGGCCCGGTCAGCCCGAACAGGGCGGCAACGCCGAGTCCGGTCAGCGGGGTCAGGGTCAGGCCGAGGATGGGCCAGGCGAGCAGCGGCCGGTGGCCGCGGTCGGGGCTGGAACGGGTCACGGGCGGGGGCCTCTTCGAGGGTGGCGACGGTGGTCGACGGAATGTCGACGCGCCTGGCGGATGATATTTATTGTTGGATTTGAGTCCATTATCGCATCAAATGAACGTGTCGCGGTAATATAATCACACAACGCATTTGGCAGGCAATCATTTTTTGAATCAGTAAATCAGCGAGTGCTGATGCGCCGTGTCCGGTGCCGCGGCCGCCGTTTGCGTACAATGCCGACTGGACTCGATGATCTTGGGGGAGCCATGAAACGCCGTGATTTCATCCGTGCCACCGGAGCCGGCGCCGTTGCCGCCGGCGGTCTCATGGGCACCGCGCCTGCCATAGCCGGCAGGAAGATCCGCTGGAAGATGGTCACCACCTGGCCGAAGAACTTCCCCGGTCTGGGCACCGGGGCCAACTTCCTGGCCCGCACCATCACCGAACTCAGCGGCGGCCGCCTGACCGTCAGGGTCTACGGCGCCAAGGAGCTGGTGCCGGCCTTCGAGATCTTCGATGCCGTGTCCCGCGGCACCGCGGAGATGGGCCACGGGGCGTCGTACTACTGGAAGGGCAAGTCCGAGGCGGCCCAGTTTTTCTCCGCCGTGCCCTTCGGCCTGACGGCGCAGGAAATGAATGCCTGGCTCTACCATGGCGGCGGCATGGAGCTCTGGCGCGAGGTGTACGCCGAGTTCGGTTTGTTGCCGGCGGCGGCCGGCAACACCGGCGTGCAGATGGGGGGCTGGTTCAACAAGGAGATCAACAGCGTCGCGGATCTCAAGGGCCTGAAGATGCGCATCCCCGGCCTCGGCGGCGAGGTGTTGCGCCGCGCCGGGGGCACGCCGGTGAGCCTGCCCGGCGGCGAGATCTTCACCTCGCTACAGTCCGGTGCCATCGACGCCACCGAGTGGGTCGGTCCCTACAACGATCTCGCCTTCGGTCTCTACAAGGCGGCGAAGCACTACTACTATCCCGGCTGGCACGAGCCCGGCACCACGCTGGAATGCTTTGTCAACCGCAAGGCCTTCGAGGCCCTGCCCAAGGACCTGCAGGCCATCGTCACCCACGCCTGCCGCGTCGCCAATCAGGACATGCTGGCCGAGTACACGGCGCGCAACAACGCCGCCCTGCGCACGCTGGTGGAGGAACACAAGGTCGATCTGCGCCGCTTCCCCGATGATGTGCTGGCGCGGCTGAAGCAGCTGTCCGACGAGGTGGTGGCGGAGATCGCGGACAAGGACCCGCTGTCGCGCAAGGTCTACGACGCCTTCGTGAAGTTCCGCGAGCAGGTGGTGGCCTGGAGTGATGTCTCCGAGCGCGCCTATCTCAACGCGCGGCAGGACTGAGCCACGGCGGCGGTCTCGGTTGCCGGCGCTGCTGCTGGCCTTGTCCCTGACCGTGCCGGCGATGGCCGGCACGCCGCTGGCCGACGTCCACACCCACTGCAAGTGGATCCAGTCCGACGTCACCTCGCCCGAGGCGGGCTAGTTGCCGTAGACCACCCCGGGAAGCCAGGTGGCAAGACCTGGCCAGAGTGCGAGCAGGCCAAGCATCAGCAGCTGGATCACGATGAAGGGTGCCACGCCGCGATAGATGTCCCCGGTCTTCACCTCGGGGGGTGCGACCCCGCGCAGATAGAAGAGCGCGAAGCCGAACGGCGGCGTGAGGAAGGAGGTCTGGAGGTTGAGCGCGATGAGAACGCCCAGCCAGACCGGATCGACGCCCATGGCCAGCAGCACCGGACCGACGATGGGTACCACCACGAAGGTGATCTCGATGAAATCGAGCACGAAGCCGAGCAGGAACATCACCGCCATCACCGCCAGCAGGGCGCCGGCCTCGCCGCCGGGCAGGCCGGTCAGCAGTTCCTCGACCAGCGCATCGCCCTCGTAGCCGCGGAACACCAGCGAGAACACGGACGCGCCAATCAGGATCAGGAACACCATGCTGGTGACTCGCGTGGTGCTGCGCACCACTTCGCCGAGGATCGTCCGGTTGAGCTGGCGTCGCGCAGCGGCCAGCAGCATGGCGCCCACCGCGCCCACGGCGGCGGCCTCGGTGGGCGTGGCCAGGCCGCCCATGATGGAGCCGAGCACGGCAACGATCAGTGCCAGCGGCGGCAGCAGGGCGCCGGCGATGCTGCGCAACCACCCCCGGTCACGGCCGGCGGCGCGGTCCCCGGCGGGGATGGCGGGCATGGCCGCCGGGCGCAGCCAGGCCACGGCGACCAGGTAGAGCAGATAGAGCCCGACCAGCACCAGCCCCGGAATGAGGGCGCCGGTGAAGAGATCCCCCACCGAGACCGTTTCCGGCGCGAAGATGCCCATGTCCAGCTGCGCCTGCTGATAGGCCGAGGAGAGCACGTCCCCGAGCAGCACCAGGATGATGGAGGGCGGGATGATCTGGCCGAGGGTGCCGGAGGCGCAGATGGTGCCGCAGGCGATGCGCGGGTCGTAGCCGCGCCGGAGCATGGTGGGCAGCGACAGCAGGCCCATGGTGACCACGGTGGCGCCGACGATGCCGGTACTGGCCGCCAGCAGCATGCCGACCAGGGTGACCGAGATGCCCAGTCCTCCGCGCAAGGGACCGAACAGCGAGGCCATGGTGTCCAGCAGGCTTTCCGCGACCCGCGAGCGTTCCAGCATCACGCCCATGAACACGAACAGCGGCACCGCGATCAGGGTCTCGTTGGTCATGATGCCGTAGAGGCGGTTGGGCAGCGCCTCGAGGAAGGCAGGATCGAACAGGTCGAGCTGGTAGCCGATGGCCGCGAAGGCCAGCGCGGTGCCGGCGAGCGAGAAGGCCACCGGATAGCCGGCCAGCAATACCAGGCCGACGGCCAGGAACATCAGCAGCGGCATGGCCTCGACGACCCAGTCCGGCATCAGCGCTTGCCCCGACGGATCACGGCAATGCTGCGCAGCACCTGCGCCAGCCCCTGCACCAGCAGCAGCGTGGCCATCACCGGTATCGCGGTCTTGAGCAGGAACACGCCGGGCAGGCCGCCCGCCTCGCGTGAGCCCTCGTGCAGCCGCCAGCTCTCGGCCACGTAGTCCCAGCTGATCCAGAGGATGAAACCGCAGACCGGTATCAGCAGCAGCAGTGCGCCGAGCAGGTCGGTCCAGGCGCGGCCGCGCGGCGAGCGCTTGCGGTAGAAGATGTCCACGCGTACGTGGCCATCGTGGCGCAGGGTATAGGCGGCACCGAGCAGGAACACCAGCGCATGCATCCAGGTGATGGACTCCTGCAGCGCGATCCAGCCCAGATCGAAGGCATAGCGCAGCACCACCACCAGGAAGGTGACCAGTACCATGGCCAGTGTCAGCCAGCTGACCGCGCGCCCGCTCCATTCGGAGAGGCGCTCGATGCGGTCGGCGAGCTGTTCGAGTCGGTTCATGAGGCCGGCATTATACCGGCGCCTGCCGCGGCCGCGGTTACCAGCGGAAGATCACCCAGCTGGGGACGAGGATGCGCGGATCGAGTTCGCTGCGGCGGGTTTCCAGCTGGCCGTCGCCGTCGGCATCCATGAGGTAGTAGCTCGGCCCCTTGGCCGGCGTGACCTTGATCATGTAGAGCTGGCCGTTGAGCCGGTACTCTTCGACCGTGCGGTCCTGGCGGCGAATGATGGTGACCTCGGGTTCGATGCCCTCCTGTGCCGCCGTACCGGACGGCAGCGGCGGCGTGTCCTGCGCGGCCGGTGGTGGCGGGGGCGCGGGTTCCTGGGCGGCGAGCGGGGCGCTGAGGCAGAGGGCGGCGAGAAGCAGCGGCAGTCGCATGACGGTGTCCTGTAGGGTGGTGTCTCAGAGATCGAGCAGGATTTCCTGCTCCTCGGCGGAAGGCTCGAAGCCCCGGCTTTCATAATAGTCAAAGATGGCATCCACGACCTCGGCCGGCTCGTCCAGGATCCGAAACAGGTCGAGGTCCTCCGGCGAGATGGTGCCGGCCGTGACGAGGGTGTCGCGGAACCAGTCCACCAGCCCCTTCCAGAAATCCGAGCCGACCAGAATGATGGGGATGCGCCGGGTCTTGCCGGTCTGTACCAGGGTGAGGATCTCGGCCAGTTCGTCGAGGGTGCCGAAGCCGCCGGGCAGTACCACGTAGGCCGAGGCGTACTTCACGAACATCACCTTGCGCGAGAAGAAGTGGCGGAAGTTCAGCGCAATGTCCTGATAGGGATTGCCGGACTGCTCGTGCGGCAGCTGGATGTTGAGGCCGATGCTCGGCGAGCGCCCCGCCTGGGCGCCCTTGTTGGCGGCTTCCATGATGCCGGGTCCACCCCCGCTGACGACCGAAAAGCCCGCGTCCGAGAGTTGCCGCGAGATCTCTTCCGCCAGCTTGTACTCGTCCGACTCCGGTGGGGTGCGCGCCGAGCCGAAGACGCTCACCGAGGGCTTGATGCGTGCCAGCCGTTCGAAGCCCTCCACGAACTCGGCCATGATCTGGAAGATCTTCCAGGATTCCCGGGTCAGCTGGGTATCGTTGACCGGCATCATGCCGGGGTGGGAGCGTCGGGTCTGTTCGTCCATTGCCTCGCCTTGGGGTAATTCGGGTGCGCGGCTGCGTCACTGTCTGATCGGAACACCGTCCGGTGCCCGCTCTGGACGGGCAGGACCCATGCTACCATTGCGCGCGGGTCGCAAGCCATCCGGACACCCCGCCATGAGTGAACAGCAACCGACGCCCGTCGTCCTGGTGGACGGCTCCTCCTATCTGTACCGCGCCTACCATGCCCTGCCACCGCTGACCAACTCGCGCGGCGAGCCCACCGGCGCCGTCTATGGCGTCACCAACATGCTGCGCCGGCTGCTCAAGGACTACCCCGATGCCCATGTGGCCGTGGTGTTCGATGCCAAGGGCAAGACCTTCCGCGACGAGATGTTCGAGGATTACAAGGCCCATCGGCCACCGATGCCGGATGACCTGGTGGCGCAGATCGAGCCCTTGCACGAGGTGGTGCGCGCGCTGGGTTTCCCGCTGCTGGAGGTGCCGGGCGTGGAGGCCGACGACGTCATCGGCACCCTGGCCAGGGTTGCGGCCGAGGCCGGTCATCCGGTGATCATCTCGACCGGCGACAAGGACATGGCCCAGCTGGTCGATGACCGGGTGACGCTGGTCAACACCATGAACGATACCCGGCTCGACGCCGAGGGCGTGCGCGAGAAGTTCGGCGTGGGGCCCGAGCGCATCGTCGATTACCTCGCGCTGGTGGGGGATACCTCGGACAACATCCCGGGCGTGCCCAGGGTCGGGCCCAAGACCGCGGCCAAGTGGCTCAATCAGTATGGCTCGCTGGACGGGATCATCGCCCACGCCGACGAGATCAAGGGCAAGGTGGGCGAGAGCCTGCGCGAACATCTCGACGATCTCGAACTCTCGCGCCGGCTGGCGACCATCCGCCGCGATCTGGCGCTGGACGTGCGCCCGGAGGATCTGCGGTTGTCACCGCCCGACCGCGAGCGCCTGCGCGAACTGTTCGAGCGGCTGGAGTTCCGGACCTGGCTGCGCGAGCTGCTGGACGCCGCCGGGGCGGGCGAGGATGCCGGGCGGCCCGCCGGCGATACGCAGGGCGAATACGAAACCGTGCTCGACCTCGAACGGCTGGAGGCCTGGCTGGCGCGCCTGCGCCAGGCCGAGCTGTTCGCCTTCGACACCGAGACCACCAGCCTCGACTACATGCAGGCACGATT of Thiohalobacter sp. contains these proteins:
- a CDS encoding TIGR00730 family Rossman fold protein is translated as MDEQTRRSHPGMMPVNDTQLTRESWKIFQIMAEFVEGFERLARIKPSVSVFGSARTPPESDEYKLAEEISRQLSDAGFSVVSGGGPGIMEAANKGAQAGRSPSIGLNIQLPHEQSGNPYQDIALNFRHFFSRKVMFVKYASAYVVLPGGFGTLDELAEILTLVQTGKTRRIPIILVGSDFWKGLVDWFRDTLVTAGTISPEDLDLFRILDEPAEVVDAIFDYYESRGFEPSAEEQEILLDL